The following coding sequences lie in one Cannabis sativa cultivar Pink pepper isolate KNU-18-1 chromosome 5, ASM2916894v1, whole genome shotgun sequence genomic window:
- the LOC115716949 gene encoding large ribosomal subunit protein bL19cz, producing MASKVLPQALITIPRNPNQPAIKNLGFTSAVSRRPSLSNSARLWTSRVSTSSIGCNFGPLLAAANGRRCFVVRAESNSEGEAEAEAAESGVENEEVGVEEASEVNAEGEEEVLETEEAKPPRKPRVKLGDIMGILNTRAVDESQKERPVPDIRTGDVVEIKFEVPENRRRLSVYKGIVISRQNAGIHTTIRIRRIIAGVGVEIVFPLYSPNIKEIRVVSHRKVRRARLYYLRDKLPRLSTFK from the exons ATGGCTTCCAAAGTTCTTCCCCAG GCGCTAATTACAATTCCGAGAAATCCTAACCAACCCGCAATCAAGAACCTAGGGTTTACCAGTGCTGTTTCTCGTCGCCCTTCTCTCTCGAATTCTGCTCGGCTTTGGACTTCCAGGGTTTCAACCAGCTCAATTGGCTGCAATTTCGGTCCCCTACTTGCCGCGGCGAATGGGAGACGGTGTTTTGTTGTGAGGGCGGAGTCGAACTCCGAAGGTGAAGCTGAAGCTGAAGCAGCTGAGAGTGGTGTGGAGAATGAAGAAGTTGGAGTTGAAGAGGCTTCGGAGGTCAATgctgaaggagaagaagaagtttTGGAGACTGAGGAAGCGAAGCCACCCAGAAAGCCTCGGGTTAAGCTTGGAGATATAATGGGG ATTTTAAATACAAGGGCGGTTGACGAGTCACAGAAAGAAAGGCCAGTTCCAGACATAAGGACTGGAGATGTTGTGGAGATCAAATTT GAAGTTCCTGAAAATAGACGTAGATTGTCTGTCTATAAAGGTATTGTCATTTCAAGACAAAATGCTGGAATTCATACAACAATTCGAATTCGGAGGATTATTGCTGGTGTTGGAGTCGAGATTGTATTCCCTCT GTACTCACCTAACATAAAAGAGATAAGAGTAGTGAGTCACAGGAAGGTTAGAAGAGCAAGGCTATATTATTTGAGGGACAAACTTCCTAGGCTTTCCACTTTCAAGTGA